The Oxalobacteraceae bacterium OTU3CINTB1 genome includes a window with the following:
- a CDS encoding PilT/PilU family type 4a pilus ATPase, which yields MAMDRLFQLMKEKNASDMFFAVNSPVHIKINGNLIPINQQKLEPGNIESMLAEIASPAQMDELAATNELNMGVSVANLGRFRLSAFKQRGSISAVFRFVPASIPVLADLGLPPVLSDLIMEKRGLLLLVGSTGSGKSTTIASMLDYRNELRSGHILTLEDPIEYLFKNKKSIVNQREIGNDAKDFATALRNSMRQAPDCILIGEIRDKETMAAALAYAQSGHLVLATLHANNSYNALNRIISFYPIENRAALLQDLSSTVKAIVSQRLVRSINGGTRTAAVEVMVNTRYISDLIEKGDIGQIKEAMEKSLSPGSQSFELALLKLVQDGLISQEEALANADSATNLLWLLNNGPDSKAAKAEPEAKTPPDEASFTEFTLNT from the coding sequence ATGGCCATGGACCGCCTGTTCCAGCTGATGAAGGAAAAAAACGCGTCGGACATGTTCTTCGCGGTGAATTCGCCGGTACACATCAAAATCAACGGCAACCTCATTCCCATCAACCAGCAGAAGCTCGAACCGGGCAACATCGAATCCATGCTGGCCGAAATCGCCTCTCCGGCGCAGATGGACGAACTGGCGGCCACCAATGAGCTCAATATGGGCGTATCGGTGGCAAACCTGGGCCGCTTCCGGCTGTCCGCCTTCAAGCAGCGCGGCTCCATCTCCGCCGTTTTCCGCTTCGTCCCCGCCTCCATCCCCGTATTGGCCGATCTGGGACTGCCACCGGTGCTGTCGGACCTGATCATGGAAAAGCGCGGCCTGCTGCTGCTGGTCGGCTCGACCGGCTCCGGCAAGTCGACCACCATCGCCTCGATGCTGGACTACCGCAACGAACTGCGCTCGGGCCACATCCTGACGCTCGAAGACCCGATCGAGTACCTGTTCAAGAATAAGAAGTCGATCGTCAACCAGCGCGAGATCGGCAACGACGCCAAGGATTTCGCCACCGCGCTGCGCAATTCGATGCGCCAGGCGCCGGACTGCATCCTGATCGGCGAGATCCGCGACAAGGAGACCATGGCGGCGGCGCTGGCCTACGCGCAGTCGGGCCATCTAGTGCTGGCCACCCTGCACGCCAACAACAGCTATAACGCGCTAAACCGTATTATCAGTTTCTACCCGATCGAAAACCGCGCCGCGCTGCTGCAGGACCTGTCGTCGACGGTCAAGGCGATCGTTTCGCAGCGGCTGGTCCGCTCGATCAACGGCGGCACGCGCACGGCGGCGGTGGAAGTGATGGTCAATACCCGCTACATCTCGGACCTGATCGAAAAAGGCGACATCGGCCAGATCAAGGAAGCGATGGAGAAAAGCCTGTCGCCCGGCTCGCAGTCGTTCGAACTGGCCTTGCTCAAATTGGTGCAGGATGGTTTGATCAGCCAGGAGGAAGCGCTGGCCAACGCCGATTCGGCCACCAACCTGCTGTGGCTACTGAATAATGGCCCCGACAGCAAAGCCGCCAAGGCCGAACCGGAGGCCAAGACGCCTCCCGACGAGGCGTCCTTCACCGAGTTCACGCTCAACACCTGA
- a CDS encoding dipeptidase, whose product MINWDAHVCLPQHPHADFTPVRKLHAAGVNYVSLNVGGDMNPVSQVMSVIAGYRATIAAEPERYTLVSSVDDIIKAAADGRMAITFDLEGAMPLLDQPEMVALYAELGVRQIHLAYNRNNTVADGCHDLPRGLTPLGHSMVAAINDAGILMDCSHTGRMCSLDIMAASSKPVIFSHTNAYSLVPHGRNVTDEQIRACAETGGVVCVSGLSWFVGADNPGADDVARHVAYIADLVGVAHAGIGLDLCFQQAGLDDTPPGEFDPAHWWPASAGYRADKPPTFTPPEVWRELAAALRNVGMSDADTALVMGRNMMRVAQQVWRQAQR is encoded by the coding sequence ATGATCAACTGGGACGCCCACGTTTGCCTTCCGCAGCACCCGCACGCCGACTTCACGCCCGTGCGCAAGCTGCACGCGGCCGGCGTGAACTATGTCTCGTTGAACGTGGGGGGCGATATGAATCCGGTGTCGCAGGTCATGTCCGTGATCGCCGGCTACCGCGCCACCATCGCCGCCGAACCGGAACGCTATACGCTGGTCTCCAGCGTGGACGACATCATCAAGGCGGCCGCCGACGGCCGCATGGCCATCACCTTCGACCTCGAAGGCGCCATGCCGCTGCTGGACCAGCCGGAGATGGTGGCGCTTTACGCGGAGCTGGGCGTGCGCCAGATCCACCTCGCCTACAACCGCAACAACACTGTGGCCGACGGCTGCCACGACCTGCCGCGCGGCCTGACGCCCCTCGGACACAGCATGGTGGCCGCCATCAACGATGCCGGCATACTGATGGATTGTTCGCACACGGGCCGCATGTGCAGCCTCGATATCATGGCGGCGTCGTCCAAGCCGGTGATTTTCAGCCATACCAACGCCTACTCACTGGTTCCGCATGGGCGCAACGTCACCGACGAGCAAATCCGCGCCTGCGCCGAAACCGGCGGTGTGGTGTGCGTGTCGGGCCTGTCGTGGTTTGTCGGCGCCGACAACCCTGGAGCGGACGACGTCGCACGCCACGTCGCCTATATCGCCGATCTGGTAGGGGTGGCGCACGCCGGCATCGGCCTCGATCTGTGCTTCCAGCAGGCGGGCCTGGACGATACGCCGCCGGGCGAATTCGATCCGGCCCACTGGTGGCCGGCATCGGCCGGGTACCGCGCCGACAAACCGCCAACCTTCACCCCGCCGGAAGTGTGGCGCGAACTGGCCGCCGCGCTGCGCAACGTCGGCATGAGCGACGCCGACACCGCCCTGGTCATGGGCCGCAACATGATGCGCGTGGCCCAGCAGGTATGGCGCCAGGCGCAACGCTGA
- a CDS encoding DEAD/DEAH box helicase, whose translation MSFASLGLAPSLINAVTEIGYLEPTAIQSAAIPAILRGEDVLGAAQTGSGKTAAFALPLLQALLDNRSGPRQLHGLILVPTRELAAQVGESVRKLASHLSMQVKVSIVFGGVSINPQMMALRGGADIVIATPGRLLDLIDHNALKISRTAMLVLDEADRLLDLGFSEELNRILELLPKQRQNLFFSATFPPAVQALADSMLNQPTRIEVLSEPLSKPDIAQRAIMVDVSRRTMLLKHLIQEQKWSRVLVFVATKYAAEHVADKLNRNGIRAGAFHGEFSQGARTEVLGDFKASRLQVLVATDVAARGIDIARLPAVVNYDLPRSAVDYTHRIGRTGRAGESGVAISFVSAETEQHFRLIEKRQDILLPRERVAGFEPVETLPPPAAGSVTDTVNGGIKGKRKSKKDKLREAAARESD comes from the coding sequence ATGTCATTTGCTTCGCTGGGCCTTGCTCCCTCCCTGATCAACGCGGTCACCGAAATCGGCTATCTGGAGCCGACGGCGATCCAGAGCGCCGCCATTCCCGCCATTTTGCGTGGCGAAGACGTGCTGGGCGCGGCGCAGACGGGTTCCGGCAAAACCGCAGCCTTCGCGCTGCCGCTGCTGCAGGCGTTGCTGGACAACCGCAGCGGTCCGCGCCAGCTGCATGGCCTGATCCTGGTGCCGACCCGCGAGCTGGCGGCGCAGGTGGGCGAATCGGTGCGCAAGCTGGCGTCACACCTGTCGATGCAGGTGAAGGTGTCGATCGTGTTCGGCGGCGTGTCGATCAATCCGCAAATGATGGCGCTGCGAGGCGGCGCCGACATCGTCATCGCCACGCCTGGCCGGTTGCTGGACCTGATCGACCATAACGCGTTGAAGATATCGCGCACGGCGATGCTGGTGCTGGACGAGGCGGACCGCCTGCTGGACCTGGGCTTCAGCGAGGAGTTGAACCGGATACTGGAGCTGCTGCCGAAGCAGCGCCAGAACCTGTTTTTCTCGGCGACGTTCCCGCCGGCGGTGCAGGCGCTGGCCGACAGCATGCTGAATCAACCGACCCGTATCGAAGTGCTGTCCGAGCCGTTGAGCAAGCCCGATATCGCCCAGCGCGCGATCATGGTCGACGTGTCGCGCCGTACCATGCTGCTCAAGCATCTGATCCAGGAGCAAAAGTGGAGCAGGGTGCTGGTGTTCGTCGCCACCAAGTACGCGGCGGAACACGTGGCCGACAAATTGAATCGCAACGGCATCCGCGCCGGCGCCTTCCATGGGGAATTCAGCCAGGGTGCGCGCACCGAGGTGCTGGGCGATTTCAAGGCCAGCCGCCTGCAGGTGCTGGTGGCGACCGACGTCGCCGCGCGCGGCATCGACATCGCGCGCCTGCCGGCGGTGGTCAACTACGACTTGCCGCGTTCCGCCGTCGACTACACCCACCGCATCGGCCGCACCGGCCGCGCCGGCGAGAGCGGTGTGGCGATCAGCTTCGTCAGCGCCGAGACCGAGCAGCATTTCCGTTTGATCGAGAAGCGCCAGGATATTCTGCTGCCGCGCGAGCGGGTCGCCGGCTTCGAACCGGTGGAGACGCTGCCCCCGCCGGCGGCCGGTTCGGTCACCGATACGGTCAACGGCGGCATCAAGGGCAAGCGCAAGAGCAAGAAGGACAAGCTGCGCGAAGCGGCTGCCCGTGAAAGCGACTAA
- a CDS encoding ABC transporter permease, with the protein MNAQASTPSILQRLHHGAVDWLQTWWRLAQFAVLMLSVALTPATYGRANRPVLARHLVADTVPNLAWFGVLSALVSLVLIRIVVVTSLSYGLSRFALEMVVRVLVLELIPLTAAAFVALRTTLPAGLEFSQGRGTGTVATVQELSGEFFPRVAAGVFAVWMLAAVSCVLTLILAYLTLYGFTPWALTGYTRVVGQVFNPAVTLILVLKVVFFSFAVGLIPMASSFYFGGNYRVKVTHGLSDMVRLFAMILLIEVASLMGNYY; encoded by the coding sequence ATGAACGCACAAGCATCGACTCCATCCATATTGCAACGGCTCCACCATGGCGCGGTGGACTGGCTGCAGACGTGGTGGCGGCTGGCGCAGTTCGCGGTGCTGATGCTCTCCGTGGCACTCACGCCGGCCACCTACGGCCGCGCCAACCGCCCCGTGCTGGCGCGCCATCTGGTGGCCGACACGGTGCCCAACCTGGCGTGGTTCGGCGTGTTGTCCGCGTTGGTCAGCCTGGTGCTGATCCGGATCGTGGTGGTCACCTCGCTCAGCTACGGCCTGTCGCGCTTCGCGCTGGAGATGGTGGTCCGGGTGCTGGTGCTGGAGCTGATTCCATTGACCGCCGCCGCCTTCGTCGCCTTGCGCACCACTTTACCGGCCGGCCTGGAGTTCTCGCAAGGGCGCGGCACCGGTACCGTCGCCACGGTGCAGGAACTGAGTGGCGAATTTTTCCCGCGCGTCGCCGCCGGCGTCTTCGCCGTCTGGATGCTGGCCGCCGTCAGCTGCGTGCTGACCCTGATCCTGGCCTATCTGACGTTGTACGGTTTCACGCCTTGGGCGCTGACCGGCTACACGCGCGTGGTCGGCCAGGTATTCAACCCCGCCGTCACGCTGATACTGGTGCTGAAGGTGGTGTTCTTCAGCTTTGCCGTCGGCCTGATTCCGATGGCGTCCTCGTTCTACTTCGGCGGCAATTACCGCGTCAAGGTCACGCACGGCCTGTCGGACATGGTGCGGCTGTTCGCCATGATCCTCCTCATCGAAGTGGCCTCATTGATGGGCAACTACTATTAA
- a CDS encoding translation initiation factor Sui1, whose amino-acid sequence MSTRLVYSTETGRICPDCGKPLADCVCKTAAKAKPAGDGNVKVSRESKGRGGKTVTLVKGLALDAIALALLGKQLRGACGSGGTVKDGVIEIQGDHCDLVMETLKKQGHNPKRTGG is encoded by the coding sequence ATGAGCACCCGCCTCGTTTATTCGACCGAGACGGGCCGCATCTGCCCCGATTGCGGCAAGCCGCTGGCCGATTGCGTCTGCAAGACGGCCGCCAAAGCCAAGCCAGCGGGCGACGGCAACGTCAAGGTGTCGCGTGAGTCCAAGGGACGTGGCGGCAAAACCGTCACCTTGGTCAAGGGGCTGGCGCTCGACGCCATCGCCCTGGCCCTGCTGGGCAAGCAGCTGCGCGGTGCTTGCGGCTCCGGCGGCACCGTCAAGGATGGCGTGATCGAGATCCAGGGCGATCACTGCGACCTGGTGATGGAAACGCTGAAAAAACAGGGCCACAACCCCAAACGCACCGGCGGCTGA
- the dapC gene encoding succinyldiaminopimelate transaminase — protein sequence MNPHLEKLQPYPFEKLRQLFSQVSASPSHKAISLGMGEPKHPTPAFIQQALIDNIDGLANYPTTIGSDALRGAIAGWLERRYGLPALNPATQVLPVNGSREALFALAQTVIDPAAKSLVVCPNPFYQIYEGAAYLAGAEPYFVNSDPARNFGCDYDSIPASVWERVSLLFLCSPGNPTGAVLTLTDWENLFALSERYNFIIAADECYSEIFHGEQAPLGALEAAHILGLSTVETPYARLVVFSSLSKRSNVPGMRSGFVAGDADVLKKFLLYRTYHGGAMSPSVQAASIAAWNDETHVEQNREKYRAKFNAITPLLQEVLTVELPDAGFYLWADVSRTGLSDTEFAQRLYAEYNVTVLPGSYLARDAHGANPGRNRIRMALVAETEEGLEAARRIVQFCKSINK from the coding sequence GTGAATCCACATCTCGAAAAGCTGCAACCCTATCCGTTCGAAAAGCTGCGCCAGTTGTTTTCGCAGGTCAGCGCCAGCCCAAGCCACAAGGCGATCAGCCTTGGCATGGGCGAACCCAAACATCCGACGCCGGCTTTCATCCAGCAGGCGCTGATCGATAATATCGACGGCCTGGCCAACTACCCGACCACCATCGGCTCGGACGCGCTGCGTGGCGCCATCGCCGGCTGGCTGGAGCGCCGCTACGGCCTGCCGGCCCTGAATCCGGCCACCCAGGTGCTGCCGGTGAACGGCTCGCGCGAGGCGCTGTTCGCGCTGGCGCAGACGGTGATCGATCCGGCGGCCAAGTCGCTGGTGGTGTGTCCCAACCCGTTTTACCAGATCTACGAAGGCGCCGCCTACCTGGCCGGCGCCGAGCCGTACTTCGTCAACTCCGACCCGGCCCGCAATTTCGGCTGCGACTACGACAGCATCCCGGCCTCGGTCTGGGAACGCGTGTCGCTGCTGTTCCTGTGCTCCCCGGGCAATCCGACCGGCGCCGTGCTGACACTGACCGACTGGGAGAACCTGTTCGCCCTGTCCGAGCGCTATAACTTCATCATCGCCGCCGACGAGTGCTACTCGGAGATTTTCCACGGCGAGCAAGCGCCCCTGGGCGCGCTGGAAGCGGCCCACATCCTGGGCCTGTCGACGGTCGAGACGCCTTACGCGCGCCTGGTGGTGTTCAGCAGCCTGTCGAAGCGCTCCAATGTGCCGGGCATGCGCTCGGGCTTTGTGGCAGGCGACGCCGACGTGCTGAAAAAATTCCTGTTGTACCGCACCTATCACGGCGGAGCCATGAGCCCTTCCGTGCAAGCTGCCTCGATCGCGGCCTGGAACGACGAAACCCACGTCGAACAGAACCGCGAAAAATACCGCGCGAAATTCAACGCCATCACGCCGCTGCTGCAAGAGGTGCTGACGGTGGAACTGCCGGACGCCGGCTTCTACCTGTGGGCGGACGTCAGCCGCACCGGCCTGTCGGACACCGAATTCGCGCAGCGCCTGTACGCCGAATATAATGTCACGGTACTGCCGGGCAGCTATCTGGCGCGCGACGCGCACGGCGCCAATCCGGGCCGCAACCGCATCCGCATGGCGCTCGTCGCCGAAACGGAGGAAGGCCTGGAAGCCGCCCGGCGCATCGTCCAATTCTGCAAGTCCATCAACAAATAA
- a CDS encoding MlaD family protein: MTEQPTQTTHTAPPVRNAEFKAAVLLVIMVLLVAGAAVYLLYARGAFESTQTLFLEADDSEGVVVGMDVTFAGFPIGRVRRIELSKEGKARIVVDVPRDDAHWLRKSSIFTLERGLVGGAKLRAFTGIPADPPLEEGAARALLVGDPGAEIPRLLATARDLLENLNTLTAENSALAASLANIQGVTGKLNGPSGAMGLIAGDDKNAQQLTERANKLLVTVNALATKADSLIGHADTQVFGPQGVVTDAQAAIVQLNGLLADARNSLKKMDAVLVEAQAVGANAKEATADLGTLRAEVESSLRRVEQLVNEINKKWPFKRDTEIKLP; this comes from the coding sequence ATGACTGAACAACCAACCCAAACAACCCACACCGCGCCGCCCGTGCGCAACGCCGAATTCAAAGCCGCAGTGCTGTTGGTGATCATGGTGTTGCTGGTGGCCGGCGCGGCGGTCTATCTGCTGTACGCGCGCGGCGCCTTCGAATCAACGCAAACGCTGTTCCTGGAGGCGGACGACTCCGAGGGCGTTGTCGTCGGCATGGACGTCACCTTCGCAGGCTTCCCGATCGGGCGTGTGCGCCGCATCGAATTGAGCAAGGAAGGCAAGGCCCGCATCGTCGTCGATGTGCCGCGCGACGACGCGCACTGGCTGCGCAAGTCCAGCATCTTTACCTTGGAGCGCGGGCTGGTGGGCGGCGCCAAGCTGCGCGCGTTCACCGGCATTCCGGCCGACCCGCCGCTGGAGGAAGGGGCAGCGCGCGCGCTGCTGGTGGGCGACCCGGGGGCCGAAATTCCGCGCCTGCTGGCCACGGCGCGCGACCTGCTGGAAAACCTCAACACGCTAACGGCGGAAAATTCCGCGCTCGCTGCCAGCCTGGCCAACATCCAGGGCGTGACCGGAAAACTCAACGGACCGTCCGGCGCCATGGGACTGATCGCAGGCGACGACAAAAATGCGCAGCAGTTGACCGAGCGCGCCAACAAGCTGCTGGTCACGGTCAACGCTTTGGCCACCAAGGCCGATAGCCTGATCGGCCACGCGGACACCCAGGTCTTCGGGCCGCAAGGCGTGGTGACCGATGCGCAGGCCGCCATCGTCCAGCTGAACGGATTGCTGGCCGACGCCCGCAACAGCCTGAAAAAGATGGACGCGGTGCTGGTGGAGGCGCAAGCCGTCGGCGCCAACGCCAAGGAAGCCACCGCCGATCTGGGCACGCTACGCGCGGAGGTGGAAAGCAGCCTGCGGCGGGTCGAACAACTGGTCAACGAAATCAATAAGAAATGGCCGTTCAAACGCGATACGGAGATTAAACTGCCATGA
- the dapD gene encoding 2,3,4,5-tetrahydropyridine-2,6-dicarboxylate N-succinyltransferase — translation MTQQLQQIIDQAWEDRANINPANGAAELRDAVSHVIAGLDAGTIRVAEKTSGDWVVNQWVKKAVLLSFRLENNVVMPSDGTMQFYDKVPTKFANYTPEDFAKGGFRVVPPAVARRGSFIAKNVVLMPSYVNIGAYVDEGAMVDTWATVGSCAQIGKNVHLSGGVGIGGVLEPMQANPTIIEDNCFIGARSEIVEGVIVEENSVISMGVYIGQSTKIYDRATGEVTYGRVPAGSVVVSGNLPSEDGKYSLYCAVIVKRVDAKTRAKTGINELLRGI, via the coding sequence ATGACCCAACAACTCCAGCAAATCATCGACCAGGCATGGGAAGACCGCGCCAACATCAACCCGGCCAACGGCGCCGCCGAACTGCGCGACGCCGTCTCGCACGTGATCGCGGGCCTGGACGCCGGCACCATCCGCGTGGCCGAAAAAACCAGCGGCGACTGGGTTGTCAACCAGTGGGTCAAGAAGGCCGTGCTGCTGTCCTTCCGCCTGGAGAACAACGTGGTCATGCCTTCCGACGGCACCATGCAGTTCTACGACAAGGTACCGACCAAGTTCGCCAACTACACGCCTGAAGATTTCGCCAAGGGCGGCTTCCGCGTGGTGCCGCCGGCAGTTGCGCGCCGTGGCTCTTTCATCGCCAAGAACGTGGTGCTGATGCCTTCTTACGTGAACATCGGCGCCTACGTCGATGAAGGCGCGATGGTCGACACCTGGGCCACCGTCGGTTCGTGCGCGCAGATCGGCAAGAACGTACACCTGTCCGGCGGCGTCGGCATCGGCGGCGTGCTGGAACCGATGCAAGCCAATCCGACCATCATCGAAGACAACTGCTTCATCGGCGCCCGTTCGGAAATCGTCGAAGGCGTGATCGTCGAAGAGAATTCGGTGATCTCGATGGGCGTGTACATCGGCCAATCGACCAAGATCTACGACCGCGCCACCGGCGAAGTGACTTACGGCCGCGTGCCTGCCGGTTCGGTGGTCGTCTCGGGCAACCTGCCATCGGAAGACGGCAAGTACTCGCTGTACTGCGCCGTCATCGTCAAACGCGTGGACGCCAAAACCCGCGCCAAGACCGGCATCAACGAACTGCTGCGCGGTATCTAA
- a CDS encoding nucleoside hydrolase — MTYSLSRPLRGLLSIIALSCAMLAPPAHSADKIKVIVDMDIGDDIDDSFALALLLQSPEIEIVGITTAWGDTALRAQLLERMLRETGHSGIPVAQGIASTGNPQPFTQARYARRGTLPAKVAAVDFLLDQIKRQPGQITLLALGPLTNVGAAIERDPATFGKLKQVAMMGGSVRAGYRKSQYVPARPADKEYNIASDIGGAQKLFTSGVPIVMMPLDSTQIRLDEVERNALLGHGSPVTDALALMYHQWIDAYQPWSSNMPSLFDVVPVTWLIDPATCPTTQLRIVVSDDGYTREEAGKPNAAVCLASDQKRFFNILMPRLLEDKP, encoded by the coding sequence ATGACTTATTCCCTATCCCGACCGCTGCGCGGCCTGCTCTCCATAATCGCGCTGTCGTGCGCCATGCTGGCGCCGCCGGCCCATTCCGCCGACAAGATCAAGGTCATCGTCGACATGGACATCGGCGACGACATCGACGATTCCTTCGCGCTGGCGCTGCTGCTGCAAAGCCCGGAGATCGAGATCGTCGGCATCACCACCGCGTGGGGCGACACCGCGCTACGCGCGCAGCTGCTGGAGCGCATGCTGCGCGAAACGGGCCACTCCGGCATCCCTGTCGCACAGGGCATCGCCAGCACCGGCAATCCACAGCCGTTCACGCAGGCGCGCTACGCCCGGCGCGGCACGCTGCCGGCCAAGGTGGCGGCGGTGGACTTCCTGCTGGATCAGATCAAACGACAGCCCGGCCAGATCACGCTGCTGGCGCTTGGCCCGCTGACCAACGTCGGCGCCGCCATCGAGCGCGACCCCGCCACTTTCGGCAAGCTGAAACAGGTGGCGATGATGGGCGGCTCGGTGCGCGCCGGCTACCGCAAATCGCAGTACGTGCCGGCGCGGCCCGCGGACAAGGAATACAACATCGCCTCCGATATCGGCGGCGCGCAAAAGCTGTTCACATCCGGCGTGCCGATCGTGATGATGCCGCTCGACTCGACGCAGATACGCCTCGATGAAGTGGAGCGCAACGCGCTGCTCGGCCACGGCTCGCCCGTCACGGACGCGCTGGCGCTGATGTACCACCAGTGGATCGACGCCTACCAGCCCTGGTCGAGCAATATGCCGTCGCTGTTCGACGTGGTGCCGGTGACGTGGCTGATCGATCCCGCAACGTGCCCCACCACGCAGCTGCGCATCGTCGTCAGCGACGACGGCTACACCCGCGAGGAAGCGGGCAAGCCGAATGCGGCGGTCTGCCTGGCGTCCGATCAAAAACGCTTCTTCAACATCCTGATGCCGCGACTGCTGGAGGACAAGCCATGA
- a CDS encoding DUF4153 domain-containing protein, which yields MELSAVERDEMALGTSVSRRVMAARLITGLLQGVLLYWLYRAGKDGVWPATAPYLAVPLMMLALFLPVLLVSSIGHMPARKAAAWLATASLVILAMALHDAWRGHHGYPMFDNWAERRVYSPSQILALCSVPFFFIAQSLVLAGVHDRRRVAGYGTYFEIAWKLGVQLLFSVFFVGALFMVLFMGGALFKLIKLTFLEELLREAWFNLPVVFTAFSCAMHITDVRPAIVRGIRTLLLVLMSWILPVAAIIVTGFLCSLPFTGLQALWETRHATSVLLSAVVVLVVLINAAFQNGEAVAGVQTIVRLSTRAACILIFPLTVIGIYALALRVAQYGWTTDRIIAAACLLVASCYAIGYAWAAYQYDTWLRPLAAVNVAAAFLTIAVMLALFTPIADPARISVNSQMARLESGKTAVGKFDFRYLRFEGGRYGKEALERLKLWSTGSDAASVRREAALVLALADNQRWTGIKLAAVPISVEENVTAWPAGAKLPASFVSQKWEAVVDEAKPDCLNSKKGRCDGFMIDMTGDGIDEVLLIDVGSGDNALMAQRPDGSWALIGTINYQYSRCKPLLEKLKAGTFSVVEPKARELEVAGQRIGLTMLPVSPEAGCKAIK from the coding sequence ATGGAGCTTTCGGCGGTGGAGCGGGACGAGATGGCGCTCGGTACAAGCGTCAGCCGGCGTGTGATGGCCGCGAGGCTGATCACGGGACTGCTGCAGGGCGTGCTGCTGTATTGGCTTTACCGCGCCGGCAAGGATGGCGTGTGGCCGGCCACGGCCCCGTATTTGGCGGTGCCGTTGATGATGCTGGCGCTGTTCCTGCCGGTGCTGCTGGTGTCCAGCATCGGCCATATGCCGGCGCGCAAGGCTGCGGCCTGGCTGGCGACGGCGTCGCTGGTCATTCTAGCGATGGCGCTGCACGACGCCTGGCGCGGCCACCATGGCTACCCGATGTTCGATAATTGGGCGGAGCGGCGCGTCTACTCGCCGTCGCAGATACTGGCGCTGTGCAGCGTTCCGTTTTTCTTCATTGCGCAGTCGCTGGTGCTAGCCGGCGTCCATGATCGACGCCGGGTGGCCGGTTACGGTACCTATTTCGAAATCGCGTGGAAGCTCGGCGTGCAGCTGTTGTTTTCGGTGTTCTTCGTCGGCGCGCTGTTCATGGTGCTGTTCATGGGTGGCGCGCTGTTCAAGTTGATCAAGTTGACCTTTCTCGAGGAGCTGCTCAGGGAGGCTTGGTTCAATCTGCCGGTGGTCTTCACCGCCTTTTCGTGCGCCATGCACATCACCGACGTGCGGCCGGCCATTGTGCGCGGCATCCGCACGTTGCTGCTGGTGCTGATGTCGTGGATCTTGCCGGTGGCGGCGATCATCGTCACCGGCTTCCTATGCAGCCTGCCGTTCACCGGCCTGCAGGCGCTGTGGGAGACGCGGCATGCCACGTCCGTGCTGTTGTCGGCAGTGGTGGTGCTGGTAGTGTTGATCAACGCCGCGTTCCAGAACGGGGAGGCGGTGGCCGGCGTCCAGACGATCGTGAGACTGAGCACACGCGCGGCCTGCATCCTGATCTTCCCGCTGACCGTCATCGGCATCTACGCGCTCGCGCTGCGGGTGGCGCAGTACGGCTGGACCACCGACCGCATCATCGCGGCGGCCTGCCTGCTGGTGGCCAGCTGCTACGCGATCGGCTACGCGTGGGCGGCGTATCAATACGACACCTGGCTGCGCCCCCTCGCGGCCGTCAATGTCGCGGCGGCCTTCTTGACGATCGCGGTGATGCTGGCGCTGTTTACGCCGATCGCCGATCCGGCGCGCATATCGGTCAATAGCCAGATGGCGCGGCTCGAGAGCGGCAAAACGGCGGTCGGCAAGTTCGACTTCCGCTATCTGCGCTTCGAGGGTGGGCGCTACGGCAAGGAAGCCCTGGAGCGGCTGAAACTGTGGTCCACCGGCTCCGACGCCGCATCGGTACGCCGGGAGGCCGCGCTGGTGCTCGCGCTGGCCGACAATCAGCGCTGGACCGGCATCAAGCTCGCGGCGGTGCCGATCTCGGTCGAGGAAAATGTCACCGCGTGGCCTGCGGGGGCCAAGCTGCCCGCCAGTTTTGTCTCGCAGAAGTGGGAGGCGGTCGTCGACGAAGCCAAGCCAGATTGCCTGAACAGCAAAAAGGGCCGCTGCGACGGCTTCATGATCGATATGACCGGCGATGGCATCGACGAAGTGCTTCTAATCGACGTCGGTAGCGGCGACAACGCGCTGATGGCCCAGCGCCCCGATGGCAGTTGGGCTTTGATCGGCACCATCAACTATCAATATTCGCGCTGCAAACCTCTGCTTGAAAAACTCAAAGCCGGCACCTTTAGCGTGGTTGAGCCCAAGGCTCGGGAACTGGAGGTCGCCGGTCAGCGAATAGGGCTGACCATGCTCCCCGTGTCGCCGGAAGCCGGCTGTAAGGCGATCAAGTAG